Within the Candidatus Poribacteria bacterium genome, the region GCAGCGATCGCACGGGCGATTAACGATTGGCAGGTCGAAGAGTGGACTACACCCGAACCACGCCTGAAGGCATCAATTGTCGTTCCCTATGAAGATGGAGAATTGGCAGCGGAGGAAATCCATCGGCGCGGTGAAGATCCGAACTTTGTCCAAGTGCTATTGATTGCGCGCACGGACGAACCGTTGGGACGGCGGAAGTATTGGAAGATATATGAAGCCGCAACGCAGTATGATCTCCCGATCGGCATCCACTTCGGTGGTGTCGGCGCGGGTCCAATCACCGGCGCAGGTGCGCCCTCCTACTACATTGAGGACCACGGCGGTATGCCACAGGCGTTCCAGACACAGGTGATTAGCCTTGTTTGTGAAGGTGTTTTTGAACGGTTTCCCACACTCAAGTTTGTCTTGATTGAAGGGGGCTTTGCTTGGTTCCCGCCGTTGATGTGGCGGCTCGATCAGAATTGGAAGAAACTGAAAGAGGAAGTTCCCGATCTGAAAAAGTTGCCGTCAGAGTATATGAAGGAGCATTTCTGGCTCAGTTCGCAGCCGGTGGAAGAACCTCCCAAACGGGAGTATTTCGACCTG harbors:
- a CDS encoding amidohydrolase; the protein is MKSTREKVPVIDTDIHNNLASPESLHPYLSERWRKHQGMIGGRGHAGSNYPRGMPHAARHDAWPPSGLSPGADLAFMQEQLLDAWDFEYGVLNPLMGGSGLNLEYVAAIARAINDWQVEEWTTPEPRLKASIVVPYEDGELAAEEIHRRGEDPNFVQVLLIARTDEPLGRRKYWKIYEAATQYDLPIGIHFGGVGAGPITGAGAPSYYIEDHGGMPQAFQTQVISLVCEGVFERFPTLKFVLIEGGFAWFPPLMWRLDQNWKKLKEEVPDLKKLPSEYMKEHFWLSSQPVEEPPKREYFDLLLEQLNAREKLMFATDYPHWDFDAPDRAFPTSLAPDVRRRIMADNARELYKL